A window of the Leptospira brenneri genome harbors these coding sequences:
- a CDS encoding LIC_11090 family protein, which translates to MKRSLQIVSVLILLPFIGKILFLETGLLAQSMYQLSMICHCNHGSKNEIHKEESSPTNRITCHLTKGNGLHPCSCTKRKSATKTLQSQSMNPSFNCETQFIQLITYDTIILSFFIGSHLPSGFSHLPYKPPRNLPS; encoded by the coding sequence ATGAAACGTTCGTTACAAATAGTTTCGGTTTTGATCCTTCTTCCTTTTATAGGTAAAATCCTATTTTTGGAAACAGGATTACTTGCTCAATCTATGTACCAACTTTCCATGATCTGTCATTGTAATCACGGTTCTAAAAACGAAATTCACAAAGAAGAATCTTCTCCTACAAACCGAATCACTTGCCATTTAACAAAAGGTAATGGATTACATCCTTGCTCCTGTACAAAGAGAAAATCAGCAACCAAAACTCTTCAGTCCCAATCAATGAATCCAAGTTTCAACTGTGAAACTCAATTCATTCAACTCATCACCTACGATACAATAATTCTTTCATTTTTTATCGGATCCCATTTGCCTAGTGGGTTCTCGCACTTACCATACAAACCACCGCGAAATCTTCCTTCTTAA
- a CDS encoding ABC transporter permease: protein MKEILFFEIKENIRSRWVFIYSGLLILVMMILSFFGDQNGIRLLVSTLNLTLIVIPLFSITFSGMSFLESMPFAEVLLSKSVSRTALFFGKYLGITISLSLGLIIGLGLPGIFLFISELKFLFLFFELLLFGIFLTCIFVAIAFLASSFIRRGEIVLTVSLLVWLYFFIFFDALVFIFSLYLGDYPIEIPSLIVILLNPIDLIRILLILQTSSSALLGFSGALLLKQLGLLGVFGITILFLSLWISIPLFISFKRFQKRNF, encoded by the coding sequence ATGAAAGAAATTTTATTTTTTGAAATCAAAGAAAATATAAGAAGCCGATGGGTATTTATTTATTCAGGACTTCTGATCCTTGTGATGATGATCTTAAGTTTTTTTGGCGACCAAAACGGAATTCGTTTACTCGTTAGTACATTAAACTTAACTCTCATAGTCATTCCTCTATTTTCCATAACATTTTCAGGAATGTCGTTTTTAGAATCCATGCCTTTTGCTGAGGTATTACTCTCTAAATCAGTTAGCAGAACTGCTCTGTTTTTTGGAAAGTATTTAGGAATCACCATATCACTTTCGTTAGGTTTAATCATCGGACTTGGGCTTCCTGGAATTTTTCTTTTTATCAGTGAACTCAAGTTTCTCTTTTTATTCTTTGAACTTCTATTATTTGGAATTTTTTTAACTTGTATTTTCGTTGCGATTGCATTTTTGGCTTCTTCTTTTATTAGAAGAGGTGAGATTGTTTTAACAGTTTCTCTTTTGGTTTGGTTGTACTTTTTTATTTTCTTCGATGCTTTGGTTTTTATATTCAGTTTATATTTGGGAGATTATCCCATCGAGATTCCATCACTCATCGTAATTTTACTAAACCCCATTGACTTAATTAGAATTCTTCTGATTCTACAAACCAGCTCTTCAGCGCTGCTTGGATTTTCTGGAGCTTTGTTACTAAAACAATTAGGTTTACTCGGAGTATTTGGAATCACAATTTTGTTTTTATCTTTATGGATCAGCATTCCACTTTTTATTTCTTTTAAACGATTCCAAAAACGTAATTTCTAA